In Dioscorea cayenensis subsp. rotundata cultivar TDr96_F1 chromosome 11, TDr96_F1_v2_PseudoChromosome.rev07_lg8_w22 25.fasta, whole genome shotgun sequence, a single genomic region encodes these proteins:
- the LOC120272108 gene encoding LOW QUALITY PROTEIN: vacuolar protein sorting-associated protein 52 A-like (The sequence of the model RefSeq protein was modified relative to this genomic sequence to represent the inferred CDS: deleted 2 bases in 2 codons): MVDIIVDGEVNEEYLKTLESLSKQLKFPEVDSMVKPSKALKDVQSELERLRQQAVSKVFEFIVQKIHALRNLKTSVQILQHSILLKYKCLIIFLKEHGREIYNEVKATYIDTMSKILSAHFHAYIQAMGKLQLDIATASDLIGVEARSTGLSLSREPLKNGSAVFALGDRINILKEIDQPALIPHTAEVNSQRYPYEVLFRSLHKLLIDTAASEYLFCDDFFGEESIFYEIFAGPFAVLDEHFNVVLPNCYDALGLMLMIHIIHQQQMVMFRRQIPCLDSYLDKVNISLWSRFKLVFDMHLNSLRNANVSTLWVDDVHPHYVMRRYAEFIASLVHLNVEHGDGQLDLNFERLEMAIDDLLIKLAKTFTKPKLQTAFLINNYDLIVAVLMNVPGGGRTMIYFGKLLESNIDIFAEEMLLEHFNDLIKFLNSCGAGESSSGAEKPSATDLEPLVRDFLSRRETAIELMNKDVITFFSNCLCGGRNIMDVATIKLHVYYGRLRECARRMEGSFDCRDPLPVFRLSYKDKYFKMV; the protein is encoded by the exons ATGGTTGACATAATTGTTGATGGAGAG GTCAATGAAGAGTACTTAAAGACTCTAGAGTCACTAAGCAAACAGTTGAAATTTCCTGAAGTTGATTCCATGGTTAAACCATCAAAAGCTCTAAAAGATGTTCAGTCAGAACTGGAAAGGCTTCGGCAACAGGCAGTCTCAAAG gTATTTGAGTTCATTGTGCAAAAAATACATGCCTtgagaaatttaaaaacaagcGTCCAGATCCTGCAGCACAGTATTCTTCTTAAGTATAA GTGcttgattatttttcttaaagaaCATGGTAGGGAGATATATAATGAGGTTAAGGCAACATATATTGATACAATGAGCAAG ATCTTAAGTGCTCATTTTCACGCATACATACAAGCAATGGGGAAATTACAGCTGGATATAGCAACAGCAAGTGATTTGATTGGAGTCGAGGCCAGGAGCACAGGACTCTCCTTAAGTAGAGAACCTTTGAAGAATGGTTCAGCTGTTTTTGCATTGGGTGATAGGATTAATATTCTAAAG GAAATTGATCAGCCGGCATTGATCCCACATACAGCTGAAGTGAATTCTCAAAGATATCCATATGAAGTT TTGTTTAGGAGCCTGCACAAACTTCTGATAGATACTGCTGCTTCTGA ATATCTTTTTTGTGATGATTTCTTTGGAGAAGAATCTATATTCTATGAAATCTTTGCAG gaCCATTTGCTGTTCTTGATGAACATTTCAATGTGGTACTTCCAAATTGTTATGATGCTCTT GGTTTGATGCTTATGATACACATCATTCATCAGCAGCAG ATGGTCATGTTCAGGCGGCAAATTCCATGCTTGGATTCATACCTCGACAAG GTCAATATTTCTTTGTGGTCTCGTTTCAAATTGGTATTTGATATGCATCTCAACAGTCTACGAAATGCCAATGTAAGTACATTATGGGTAGATGATGTCCATCCTCACTATGTAATGCGGCGCTATGCAGAATTCATAGCATCCCTTGTGCACCTCAACGTTGAACACGGAGATGGTCAG CTTGATCTGAACTTTGAAAGATTAGAAATGGCAATTGACGACCTGCTCATTAAGCTCGCCAAAACTTTCACAAAGCCAAAGTTGCAAACCGCATTCCTGATAAACAACTATGATCTGATAGTTGCTGTACTGATG AATGTACCTGGAGGTGGAAGAACAATGATATACTTTGGGAAACTGCTAGAAAGCAACATTGACATATTTGCC GAAGAAATGCTGCTTGAGCATTTCAACGATCTGATCAAATTTCTGAATTCATGTGGCG CTGGAGAATCAAGCTCCGGTGCGGAGAAGCCTTCGGCCACTGATCTTGAACCGCTGGTGAGGGATTTTTTGAGCAGACGGGAAACTGCTATAGAGCTGATGAACAAGGACGTCATCACATTTTTCAGCAACTGTTTGTGCGGCGGAAGAAATATTATGGACGTGGCTACCATAAAGCTGCACGTTTATTATGGAAGGCTCAGAGAGTGTGCTAGGAGAATGGAAGGCTCCTTTGATTGCAGGGATCCGTTGCCAGTATTTCGCTTATCttataaagataaatattttaagatgGTTTAG